The sequence below is a genomic window from Fuerstiella sp..
CTGTGCCTGATATCCGCACCGCCCGCCCGCAGTACCGCCAAACGTCGATAATACTTGGTCCGAACCCTCATCTTGTGGTAAATTAGCTCAGTGCTCGTCTTGTCCAACCGAATGACGGAGCTGTGATCAGCATTTTTTCGATGCCGCAGCACTGCTGTCCGGGACACTGACTACGTTTGACCGTTCATCGACTGCCGGAGAAATCGAATGCTGGAAATTGGCGATTTTCGGGCGGTTACCTGCGGCGGTGTCACACGTCGGTCGTTTCTGCAGTTCGGATGCTCGCTCCCCGCAGCCCTGGGACTGGCGGGAGCTCCGGCCCAAGAAACAGCCAGAGCCAAATCTGTGATCTTCGTGTTCCTGTGGGGAGCACCCAGCCATCTGGACACCTTCGACCCAAAACCGACGGCACCGGTAGAATATCGAGGACCGTTTGGAACGATTCCAACCCGAACCCCCGGGGTTCATTTCACCGAACTGCTGCCGCGCACTGCGATGCGCAGTGACCGCTTCAGCCTGGTTCGAACCAACGTAGGAATCAGCTCGTCCGGAGGACACCCCAGAGGAGGAACGGTTGCGCTCACCGGTTTCGAGGAAATGCCGGAACCTGTTCAACAGCCGACCTTCGGGTCGATCGTCGGAAAGCACCGGGGAAACACCGGATCCCTTCCCGGATTCTTCTCACTCACCAACGGAAAACTGACCGCAGGCGGTGAGTATATCAAAGGTGACGGCGGCGGCATTCTTTCGAGGGCTCAGGATCCGTTTATGGTCGGTTGCTCCCAGCAGGGCGTCGTCAAAATCCCTTCGATGAAACTGCTCAATGGCCTGAGTCCCGCACAGATCAATGACAGAAAAACGCTGCTAACACACCTCAACGCTGATCGGGTCACTCTCGACAGCGGAGCAGTGCGCGACTGGGGGAGAACTTGGGGAACCGCCTACGACCTGCTGATGGATTCCAGTGCACGCAGCGCACTGGATCTCACCCGTGAATCCACCGCAACCCGGGCGCGGTACGGACAGTCGGAGTTCGGTCAAAGCGCCCTTTTGGCACTGAGACTGGCTGAAGCCAGGGTTCCCTACATTCAGCTTAACTACAGTCGCGACTGTGATGCATTCAATCCGGGTTTCGAAATCGGCTGGGACACCCACATCTACAATTTCGAACTGCTGCAGGATCAATTGTGTCCAATTTTTGACAGAGCCTTCTCGGCGTTACTGGACGACCTCAGTGATCGGGGAATCTTGGAAGAAACCCTCGTCGTTTGTATGGGGGAATTTGGCAGAACACCAAAAATCAGCAATCGGGCCGCACGGGACCACTGGACGAAATGTTACTTTTCGCTGTGGGCCGGTGCAGGCATTCAGGGAGGACACGTGATCGGCGAAAGTGACCGCACCGGCCAGGAACCTCATTCCGGCCCCGCCGTCACGGCTCTTAACGTGGGAACCACGATTGCCGAACTGGCCGGCGTCAACAGTCAGGCTCGAGCCGAAATGAAGGTCCTCGAAGGGGGAGCCGTGATAAATGAGCTTCTTTGACCGCGTGTGTCTGTACGCTGTCGCCTGCTTGGTCGTTGTGGTGTGTGCGGGGCAGCATAGTCAGGCCGATTCGCTGCGACTCACCAGCGACGGAATCCTCAAGGCGAGTCCGGTGTACTGTAAGGACGGCACCGAACTGGTCTATGCCCTGCTGGAGAATGCAGAGCGATATTGTCTGATGAAAATGAATGTCGCCAACGGACACATCGAGTCACTCCGTAAGGACGCAACCACGGCCGAATTTGAACCGGCCTGCTCTCGTGACGGCCGCTACTGTGCCTTTATACGTCAACGAGGAGTATTGAGTCTGTCGATGGCCATCTTCGACCGTCAGTCGAATTCACTGGTGGAAGTGCTGCCACCGGCAGGGTTTGCGGGAATGCGCAGTCCGGCGATTTCACCCGAAAATTCCCGGGTGCTGTATTCGTTTGCTGACGGAGGACGGCAGCACATTTATGTGACCAATCTGCAGGCAGAGAATCCGGTGAAGCTGACCGACAGTTCCGGTATCGACAACTGGCCGAGCTTTTCACCGGACGGTCGGTTGATCGTGTTTGGCTCGTCCCGTGACGGAGCGTTTGAGATCTATGTCATGCAGCGCGACGGTTCTGGAGTCAGACGCATCACTCACTGTCCGTTTCAGGACATTCGACCACGTTTTTCGCCCGACGGACAACGGATTGCATTTGTCAGTCACCGCGACGGCAATAGTGAGATCTATGTAGTCAATGTCGACGGCAGCGGTCTTACCCGGGTTACCAATCACACGGAACGGGATGATTACCCGGACTGGCACCCGGACGGAAAGCGACTGGTGGTGGTCTCAGAACGAAAC
It includes:
- a CDS encoding DUF1501 domain-containing protein; translated protein: MLEIGDFRAVTCGGVTRRSFLQFGCSLPAALGLAGAPAQETARAKSVIFVFLWGAPSHLDTFDPKPTAPVEYRGPFGTIPTRTPGVHFTELLPRTAMRSDRFSLVRTNVGISSSGGHPRGGTVALTGFEEMPEPVQQPTFGSIVGKHRGNTGSLPGFFSLTNGKLTAGGEYIKGDGGGILSRAQDPFMVGCSQQGVVKIPSMKLLNGLSPAQINDRKTLLTHLNADRVTLDSGAVRDWGRTWGTAYDLLMDSSARSALDLTRESTATRARYGQSEFGQSALLALRLAEARVPYIQLNYSRDCDAFNPGFEIGWDTHIYNFELLQDQLCPIFDRAFSALLDDLSDRGILEETLVVCMGEFGRTPKISNRAARDHWTKCYFSLWAGAGIQGGHVIGESDRTGQEPHSGPAVTALNVGTTIAELAGVNSQARAEMKVLEGGAVINELL
- a CDS encoding LpqB family beta-propeller domain-containing protein, with amino-acid sequence MSFFDRVCLYAVACLVVVVCAGQHSQADSLRLTSDGILKASPVYCKDGTELVYALLENAERYCLMKMNVANGHIESLRKDATTAEFEPACSRDGRYCAFIRQRGVLSLSMAIFDRQSNSLVEVLPPAGFAGMRSPAISPENSRVLYSFADGGRQHIYVTNLQAENPVKLTDSSGIDNWPSFSPDGRLIVFGSSRDGAFEIYVMQRDGSGVRRITHCPFQDIRPRFSPDGQRIAFVSHRDGNSEIYVVNVDGSGLTRVTNHTERDDYPDWHPDGKRLVVVSERNGQHDLYLLNVP